In one window of Chanodichthys erythropterus isolate Z2021 chromosome 23, ASM2448905v1, whole genome shotgun sequence DNA:
- the LOC137014229 gene encoding transcription factor 21, whose translation MSTGSVSDPEDLQELSITHMDTRSLEDSEDEFSINDSLKAKTKQPRAGASNNKQQMKMAKDGRQSQRNAANARERARMRVLSKAFSRLKTSLPWVPADTKLSKLDTLRLASSYISHLRQLLQEDRYQNSFVHPVNLTWPFVVSARSEDTKDISAAVRLCGATA comes from the exons ATGTCCACGGGTTCGGTGAGTGATCCTGAAGACCTCCAGGAGCTGTCAATCACTCACATGGACACTCGTTCTCTGGAAGACTCAGAAGATGAGTTTAGTATCAATGACAGTTTGAAAGCAAAGACCAAACAACCTCGAGCTGGTGCCAGCAACAACAAGCAACAAATGAAGATGGCAAAGGATGGCAGACAGTCTCAGAGAAACGCAGCAAATGCCAGAGAGAGAGCACGCATGAGAGTTCTGAGTAAAGCTTTCTCTCGGCTGAAGACCAGCCTGCCGTGGGTACCAGCAGACACCAAACTGTCAAAGCTGGACACGCTGCGTCTGGCATCCAGCTATATATCTCACCTCAGACAGCTTTTACAAGAGGACAGATACCAGAACAGCTTTGTGCATCCTGTAAACTTG ACCTGGCCTTTTGTGGTCTCGGCACGATCAGAGGACACCAAAGACATTTCAGCAGCGGTCAGACTATGTGGAGCTACAGCATAA